From Astyanax mexicanus isolate ESR-SI-001 chromosome 13, AstMex3_surface, whole genome shotgun sequence, the proteins below share one genomic window:
- the ptpn11b gene encoding tyrosine-protein phosphatase non-receptor type 11b isoform X1, producing MTSRRWFHPNITGIEAEHLLLTRGVHGSFLARPSKSNPGDFTLSVSRRNDEVTHIKIQNSGDYYDLYGGEKFATLAELVQYYTEQHDLLRERNGDIIELKYPLNCKDPTSERWYHGHLSGRDAEKLLTDKGKPGSFLVRESQSKPGDFVLSVLTNEEKHENVDRKTKVTHVMIRFQDGKYDVGGGERFDTLADLVEHYKKNPMVEKSGIVVHLKQPFNATRINAANIENRVRELNKVADNSEKPKQGFWEEFEVLQQQECKLLYPRKEGQRPENKSKNRYKNILPFDTTRVEIKDADPDVPGSDYINANYIRSKHEEGRHVDEGKVFIATQGCLQNTVLDFWKMVYQENTHVIVMTTKEMERGRNKCVRYWPDIGLTREFGKVCVRNIEEHTAQDYILRELEVTRTDRKEPVRYIWHYQYLSWPDHGVPNEPGGVLNFLEQVNRTQSAIPDTGPVVVHCSAGIGRTGTIIVIDILIDIINRQGLDCDIDIPKTIQRVRQQRSGMVQTEAQYKFIYMAVQQYIDTAQKRLEEEQRNKTKEREYSNIKYPQVTNARANPNLSSSRSSSVMNDDSSGVYENLNIKNPKSSACTNTRR from the exons CAGACGGAACGATGAGGTCACCCACATTAAGATCCAGAATTCCGGGGATTACTATGACCTTTATGGAGGGGAGAAGTTTGCCACCCTGGCCGAGCTGGTGCAGTACTACACGGAACAACATGACCTTCTGCGGGAGAGGAACGGAGACATCATCGAGCTTAAATACCCCCTCAACTGTAAAGACCCCACATCTGAGAG GTGGTACCACGGGCATCTCTCGGGGAGAGACGCAGAGAAGCTCCTCACGGACAAGGGCAAGCCTGGCAGCTTCCTGGTGAGAGAGAGTCAGAGCAAGCCTGGGGACTTTGTGCTGTCTGTTCTCACTAATGAGGAGAAGCATGAAAACGTGGACCGCAAGACAAAAGTCACCCACGTCATGATCCGATTCCAG gaTGGAAAGTATGATGTGGGTGGAGGGGAGAGGTTTGACACTCTGGCAGACTTGGTGGAGCATTATAAAAAAAACCCGATGGTGGAGAAGAGTGGGATTGTAGTGCACCTTAAACAG CCGTTCAATGCCACGCGGATAAATGCAGCCAACATTGAGAACCGGGTGCGAGAATTAAACAAAGTGGCAGACAACTCAGAGAAACCCAAGCAAGGCTTCTGGGAGGAATTTGAG GTGCTTCAGCAGCAGGAATGTAAACTCCTGTACCCCAGGAAAGAAGGCCAGAGACCAGAGAATAAGAGCAAAAACAGATATAAAAACATTCTGCCCT TTGACACCACTCGTGTGGAGATCAAAGACGCAGATCCTGATgtgcctggctctgactacatcAACGCCAACTATATCAGA AGTAAGCATGAAGAGGGTCGTCACGTGGATGAAGGCAAAGTGTTCATCGCTACTCAGGGCTGCCTTCAGAACACAGTGCTGGACTTCTGGAAAATGGTCTACCAAGAAAACACTCATGTTATTGTCATGACCACCAAGGAGATGGAGCGGGGCAGG AATAAGTGTGTGCGGTACTGGCCAGATATAGGTTTAACAAGGGAGTTTGGGAAGGTGTGTGTGAGGAACATTGAAGAGCACACTGCTCAGGACTACATTCTCCGAGAGCTGGAGGTTACACGTACAGATCGG AAAGAGCCTGTCAGGTACATTTGGCACTACCAGTACCTGAGCTGGCCTGATCACGGAGTGCCCAATGAACCAGGAGGAGTTCTCAACTTTCTGGAACAGGTCAACAGAACACAGAGTGCCATTCCAGACACCGGACCTGTTGTGGTCCACTGCAG TGCAGGGATAGGAAGGACAGGCACAATCATTGTGATTGACATCCTCATTGACATCATAAACAGACAAG GGCTGGACTGTGACATTGACATCCCAAAGACCATTCAGAGAGTGCGTCAGCAGCGTTCAGGCATGGTCCAGACTGAAGCACAGTACAAGTTCATCTACATGGCTGTGCAGCAGTATATCGACACAGCCCAAAAGAGACTGGAGGAAgagcag AGGAATAAGACAAAGGAGCGAGAGTACTCCAACATCAAGTACCCTCAGGTGACGAACGCTAGAGCCAATCCCAACCTGAGCTCCTCTCGCTCTTCATCTGT CATGAATGACGACTCATCCGGTGTGTACGAGAACTTAAACATCAAAAACCCAAAGAGCTCCGCCTGCACCAACACCAGGAGATAG
- the ptpn11b gene encoding tyrosine-protein phosphatase non-receptor type 11b isoform X3: MVRWFHPNITGIEAEHLLLTRGVHGSFLARPSKSNPGDFTLSVSRRNDEVTHIKIQNSGDYYDLYGGEKFATLAELVQYYTEQHDLLRERNGDIIELKYPLNCKDPTSERWYHGHLSGRDAEKLLTDKGKPGSFLVRESQSKPGDFVLSVLTNEEKHENVDRKTKVTHVMIRFQDGKYDVGGGERFDTLADLVEHYKKNPMVEKSGIVVHLKQPFNATRINAANIENRVRELNKVADNSEKPKQGFWEEFEVLQQQECKLLYPRKEGQRPENKSKNRYKNILPFDTTRVEIKDADPDVPGSDYINANYIRSKHEEGRHVDEGKVFIATQGCLQNTVLDFWKMVYQENTHVIVMTTKEMERGRNKCVRYWPDIGLTREFGKVCVRNIEEHTAQDYILRELEVTRTDRKEPVRYIWHYQYLSWPDHGVPNEPGGVLNFLEQVNRTQSAIPDTGPVVVHCSAGIGRTGTIIVIDILIDIINRQGLDCDIDIPKTIQRVRQQRSGMVQTEAQYKFIYMAVQQYIDTAQKRLEEEQRNKTKEREYSNIKYPQVTNARANPNLSSSRSSSVMNDDSSGVYENLNIKNPKSSACTNTRR, translated from the exons CAGACGGAACGATGAGGTCACCCACATTAAGATCCAGAATTCCGGGGATTACTATGACCTTTATGGAGGGGAGAAGTTTGCCACCCTGGCCGAGCTGGTGCAGTACTACACGGAACAACATGACCTTCTGCGGGAGAGGAACGGAGACATCATCGAGCTTAAATACCCCCTCAACTGTAAAGACCCCACATCTGAGAG GTGGTACCACGGGCATCTCTCGGGGAGAGACGCAGAGAAGCTCCTCACGGACAAGGGCAAGCCTGGCAGCTTCCTGGTGAGAGAGAGTCAGAGCAAGCCTGGGGACTTTGTGCTGTCTGTTCTCACTAATGAGGAGAAGCATGAAAACGTGGACCGCAAGACAAAAGTCACCCACGTCATGATCCGATTCCAG gaTGGAAAGTATGATGTGGGTGGAGGGGAGAGGTTTGACACTCTGGCAGACTTGGTGGAGCATTATAAAAAAAACCCGATGGTGGAGAAGAGTGGGATTGTAGTGCACCTTAAACAG CCGTTCAATGCCACGCGGATAAATGCAGCCAACATTGAGAACCGGGTGCGAGAATTAAACAAAGTGGCAGACAACTCAGAGAAACCCAAGCAAGGCTTCTGGGAGGAATTTGAG GTGCTTCAGCAGCAGGAATGTAAACTCCTGTACCCCAGGAAAGAAGGCCAGAGACCAGAGAATAAGAGCAAAAACAGATATAAAAACATTCTGCCCT TTGACACCACTCGTGTGGAGATCAAAGACGCAGATCCTGATgtgcctggctctgactacatcAACGCCAACTATATCAGA AGTAAGCATGAAGAGGGTCGTCACGTGGATGAAGGCAAAGTGTTCATCGCTACTCAGGGCTGCCTTCAGAACACAGTGCTGGACTTCTGGAAAATGGTCTACCAAGAAAACACTCATGTTATTGTCATGACCACCAAGGAGATGGAGCGGGGCAGG AATAAGTGTGTGCGGTACTGGCCAGATATAGGTTTAACAAGGGAGTTTGGGAAGGTGTGTGTGAGGAACATTGAAGAGCACACTGCTCAGGACTACATTCTCCGAGAGCTGGAGGTTACACGTACAGATCGG AAAGAGCCTGTCAGGTACATTTGGCACTACCAGTACCTGAGCTGGCCTGATCACGGAGTGCCCAATGAACCAGGAGGAGTTCTCAACTTTCTGGAACAGGTCAACAGAACACAGAGTGCCATTCCAGACACCGGACCTGTTGTGGTCCACTGCAG TGCAGGGATAGGAAGGACAGGCACAATCATTGTGATTGACATCCTCATTGACATCATAAACAGACAAG GGCTGGACTGTGACATTGACATCCCAAAGACCATTCAGAGAGTGCGTCAGCAGCGTTCAGGCATGGTCCAGACTGAAGCACAGTACAAGTTCATCTACATGGCTGTGCAGCAGTATATCGACACAGCCCAAAAGAGACTGGAGGAAgagcag AGGAATAAGACAAAGGAGCGAGAGTACTCCAACATCAAGTACCCTCAGGTGACGAACGCTAGAGCCAATCCCAACCTGAGCTCCTCTCGCTCTTCATCTGT CATGAATGACGACTCATCCGGTGTGTACGAGAACTTAAACATCAAAAACCCAAAGAGCTCCGCCTGCACCAACACCAGGAGATAG
- the ptpn11b gene encoding tyrosine-protein phosphatase non-receptor type 11b isoform X2 — MTSRRWFHPNITGIEAEHLLLTRGVHGSFLARPSKSNPGDFTLSVRRNDEVTHIKIQNSGDYYDLYGGEKFATLAELVQYYTEQHDLLRERNGDIIELKYPLNCKDPTSERWYHGHLSGRDAEKLLTDKGKPGSFLVRESQSKPGDFVLSVLTNEEKHENVDRKTKVTHVMIRFQDGKYDVGGGERFDTLADLVEHYKKNPMVEKSGIVVHLKQPFNATRINAANIENRVRELNKVADNSEKPKQGFWEEFEVLQQQECKLLYPRKEGQRPENKSKNRYKNILPFDTTRVEIKDADPDVPGSDYINANYIRSKHEEGRHVDEGKVFIATQGCLQNTVLDFWKMVYQENTHVIVMTTKEMERGRNKCVRYWPDIGLTREFGKVCVRNIEEHTAQDYILRELEVTRTDRKEPVRYIWHYQYLSWPDHGVPNEPGGVLNFLEQVNRTQSAIPDTGPVVVHCSAGIGRTGTIIVIDILIDIINRQGLDCDIDIPKTIQRVRQQRSGMVQTEAQYKFIYMAVQQYIDTAQKRLEEEQRNKTKEREYSNIKYPQVTNARANPNLSSSRSSSVMNDDSSGVYENLNIKNPKSSACTNTRR; from the exons ACGGAACGATGAGGTCACCCACATTAAGATCCAGAATTCCGGGGATTACTATGACCTTTATGGAGGGGAGAAGTTTGCCACCCTGGCCGAGCTGGTGCAGTACTACACGGAACAACATGACCTTCTGCGGGAGAGGAACGGAGACATCATCGAGCTTAAATACCCCCTCAACTGTAAAGACCCCACATCTGAGAG GTGGTACCACGGGCATCTCTCGGGGAGAGACGCAGAGAAGCTCCTCACGGACAAGGGCAAGCCTGGCAGCTTCCTGGTGAGAGAGAGTCAGAGCAAGCCTGGGGACTTTGTGCTGTCTGTTCTCACTAATGAGGAGAAGCATGAAAACGTGGACCGCAAGACAAAAGTCACCCACGTCATGATCCGATTCCAG gaTGGAAAGTATGATGTGGGTGGAGGGGAGAGGTTTGACACTCTGGCAGACTTGGTGGAGCATTATAAAAAAAACCCGATGGTGGAGAAGAGTGGGATTGTAGTGCACCTTAAACAG CCGTTCAATGCCACGCGGATAAATGCAGCCAACATTGAGAACCGGGTGCGAGAATTAAACAAAGTGGCAGACAACTCAGAGAAACCCAAGCAAGGCTTCTGGGAGGAATTTGAG GTGCTTCAGCAGCAGGAATGTAAACTCCTGTACCCCAGGAAAGAAGGCCAGAGACCAGAGAATAAGAGCAAAAACAGATATAAAAACATTCTGCCCT TTGACACCACTCGTGTGGAGATCAAAGACGCAGATCCTGATgtgcctggctctgactacatcAACGCCAACTATATCAGA AGTAAGCATGAAGAGGGTCGTCACGTGGATGAAGGCAAAGTGTTCATCGCTACTCAGGGCTGCCTTCAGAACACAGTGCTGGACTTCTGGAAAATGGTCTACCAAGAAAACACTCATGTTATTGTCATGACCACCAAGGAGATGGAGCGGGGCAGG AATAAGTGTGTGCGGTACTGGCCAGATATAGGTTTAACAAGGGAGTTTGGGAAGGTGTGTGTGAGGAACATTGAAGAGCACACTGCTCAGGACTACATTCTCCGAGAGCTGGAGGTTACACGTACAGATCGG AAAGAGCCTGTCAGGTACATTTGGCACTACCAGTACCTGAGCTGGCCTGATCACGGAGTGCCCAATGAACCAGGAGGAGTTCTCAACTTTCTGGAACAGGTCAACAGAACACAGAGTGCCATTCCAGACACCGGACCTGTTGTGGTCCACTGCAG TGCAGGGATAGGAAGGACAGGCACAATCATTGTGATTGACATCCTCATTGACATCATAAACAGACAAG GGCTGGACTGTGACATTGACATCCCAAAGACCATTCAGAGAGTGCGTCAGCAGCGTTCAGGCATGGTCCAGACTGAAGCACAGTACAAGTTCATCTACATGGCTGTGCAGCAGTATATCGACACAGCCCAAAAGAGACTGGAGGAAgagcag AGGAATAAGACAAAGGAGCGAGAGTACTCCAACATCAAGTACCCTCAGGTGACGAACGCTAGAGCCAATCCCAACCTGAGCTCCTCTCGCTCTTCATCTGT CATGAATGACGACTCATCCGGTGTGTACGAGAACTTAAACATCAAAAACCCAAAGAGCTCCGCCTGCACCAACACCAGGAGATAG